From Xanthomonas sp. 10-10:
CGAAAGCGCTCATGGACTACCTGCAAGACCCCGTTGCCGACGCAGGTAGCGTCGGCACAGGGCATATTCAATCATGGAAAACGGCACCGCAGCCCACAGCAGCGGCAGGCAGCCGATGACGAACAACAGCAACATCACTTGCGAGCCAATCACCTGCGCATCGCCGGTGGCCGCCAATGCAACCAGCAGATACAGCAGCAATGCCGGCAGATAGCTGAGCGCACTCAACACCACCGTGCGTACTGCCATGCCACCAGCGTGCCCGGCGGACGCGGGCGCTCGCGTATCGCGCCGACGCTGCCAGCGCGCGGCGCTCCATGCGCCAGCGCCCGCCGCAAGCAGCGCCGGCAGCGCCCATTTCAGGCTATCGGCCCACGGCATCCGCTGGCCGGCCATGTCGATGACAGTGGAAAACACCATCGACACGCCGCCGGCCAGGGTGCTGAGCAGCACGAACTCAGCTAGCGGGCGCATCGATCACCTCTTCGCGCGGCAGCTCGCGTTGGTTGTAGGTGCTGGCCATCGAATAGCCGTACGCGCCGGCATCGGCCACCAGCATCACATCGCCCGGCGCGGTGGCAGCCGGCAGGCGGCGGCGCTTGCCGAACACGTCAGACGACTCGCAGATCGGCCCGACGATATCGAAGCTGCCATCGGCCGGCGCGTCGAGCTGGCTGAGGTTTTCGATGTCGTGCCAGGCGTCGTACAGCGCCGGGCGGATCAAGGTGTTCATGCCCGCATCCAGTCCGACGCGTTGCACGCCATCCTTTTCGATCACCTGGGTGACGCTGGCCAGCAACACGCCGGCCTCGGCCACCAGGTAGCGGCCCGGCTCGATCGCCAGCCGATAACCCGGATGCACGGCCTTGACCTCGGCCAGGCCCTTGGCCCACACATCGAGATCGAACGGTTCGTCCTCGGCGCTGTACGGAATCGGCAGGCCGCCGCCGATATCGATGGTTTCCACCGTGCCGATACGGCGGGCGAAGCCGGCCAGTTCGTCATACATCATGCGCCAGTGCTCGCCGGTCTCCACGCCACTGCCCAGGTGCGCATGCACGCCGGTGATGGTGACCTCCAACGTGCGCGCCACTTCAACGAACTCATCCACACGCGTGGACGAGAGACCGAACTTGGAGGCCTTGCCACCGGTATTGACTTTCTCGTGATGCCCATCGCCATGCCCCAGGTCGATGCGCAACCACACGTTGCGGCCGCGGAACACCTCCGGCCAGCGCCGCAACGCTTCGACGTTGTCCACGGTGACGGTCACGCCCAGCGCGAACCCGGCTTCGTATTCGGCCTTCGGCGCGAAGCTCGGCGTAAACAGCACCCGGCGCGGCGACAGCTCCGGCAAGGTGTCGAACACGCGGCGCAGCTCACCGTGGGAGACGCATTCCAGCCCGAACCCGGCCTGTTCCAGCGCCATCAGGATCGCCGGATGCGCATTGGCCTTGATCGCGTAATAACGCTGATCCACTGCGGCAATCTGCGCCAGTGCGTGCGCCCGCGCACGCACGGTGGGCAGGTGATATGCATAGCGCGGCGTGCCGGCCTTGGACAACGAAAGCAGATGCGCGCGCTCGGCATGCCACCACGGCGTGGGCCGCGGGCGCACCGAGCCGATGATCTGCCGCCAGCGCGGGCCGAACACCTCGCCTTCGCTCACCGGCATCGCGCCGCTGTCGATCAATTCCGCATGCAGGATCGGCAGCAAACCGTCGGCATCGGCTTCGTCGATGACGAAAGTCAAATTCAGGTCGTTGGACGACTGCGAAATCATGTGCACGCGTTCCTGCCCGAACGTGGCCCATACGTCCGACAGTTTGTGCAGCAGCGAGCGCATGCCGCGCCCGACCAGGGTGATCGCCGCGCAAGGCACGATGATCTTGACCTTGCAGATCTGCGACAGGTCGGCCGACAGCGCAGCCAGTACATCGGTGTTGACCAGGTTCTCCGACGGATCCAGCGACACGGTGACATTGGTCTCGGCCGAACCGATCAGGTCCACCGACAGGCCGTGCTTCTTGAACAAGGTAAACACATCGGCCAGAAAGCCCACCTGCTGCCACATGCCGATGCCTTCCATCGACACCAGCACGATGCCGTTGCGGCGGCTGATCGCCTTGACGCCAAGTACCGGCTCGGCATTGCCGTCGATGCTGGTGCCCGGCAGATCGGGGCGCTCGGTATCCAGGATCGCCATCGGCACGCCGGAATCGCGGCACGGCTTGATCGAGCGCGGGTGCAGCACCTTGGCGCCGGTGGTGGCGATTTCCTGCGCCTCGTAATAGTCCAGGCGGGTCAGCAGGCGCGCGTCCGGCACTTCCTTCGGGTTGGCGCTGAACATGCCGGGCACATCGGTCCAGATTTCCACCCGGCTGGCGCCGAGCAACGCACCGAAATACGCCGCCGAGGTATCCGAACCGCCACGCCCCAGGATCGCGGTGCCGCCATCGGCGTGCCGCGAAATGAAACCCTGGGTGATCAACAGCCGCGTGGGCTGCGCATCGAAGCGCGCGCGCCAGTCGGCATCGGACTGCCACTGGCAGGACACCGACAGGCGCTTGGACCATTCGCTCTGATTGGGCTGCGGCGGCAACGCCGACAACCACTGCCGCGCATCCAGCCAGCCCATGTCCAGGCCACTGGCATGCAGATACGCCGCACCGATGGTGGAGGACAGCAATTCGCCCTGCCCCAGCACCTCGGCCTGCCAATCGAGCGTACGCGTGGCAGCGCGCGCATCGGCAACCAAGGCGTGCAGTGCTGCCAGCCGCTCGCCGAGAACCGTATCGGCGTCGAGCTCGAGCTCGGCCAGAAAGTCGCGATGGCGTTGTTCCAGCGCTGCCACGCGCTGTGCGCTATCGGCAGCGCCATCGGCGATGGCGGTCAGTTCGTTGGTCACGCCCGAGAGCGCGGACACCACCACCAGCACGCGGCCGCCGGTTTCGTTCGCCCGTTTGCTCGCCAGTTTTCCAATCGTGTCCCAGCGATGACGACGCGACACCGAGGTGCCGCCGAACTTGAGGACGATCCAACGATCGGTAGTGTGGGGAGCTGACATGGAGTAGGCGTTTATGATGGGGGAAAGAAGCCGGGATGCCGGGCGGAACCTCCGATTCTACTGCCAATGGCGCGCATCTGACCCCGCGTGTGGTCGCACTCCGCAGCGCCGCTTTGCATCGCGGCAACGGTTTGCGCTGCAACCATCCGCACTTTTCACACCACCGAGATCGCATCGAGCATGAGCAAGCACCGTTACCTGCAACTGGATGTCTTCGCCAGCCGCACCGGCTCCGGCAATCCGCTGGGCGTGGTGTTCGACGCTGGCGCGTTGTCGGCCGAGCAGATGCAGCAGATCGCCGCATGGCTGAACCTGTCGGAGACGATTTTCTTTGTGCCCGTCAGCGCGCCGGATGCCGACTATCACATCCGCATCTTCACTCCACGCGCAGAGCTGCCGTTTGCCGGCCACCCCAGCGTCGGCGCGGCGTGGGTCGCGGCAACCCATGGATTGACCGGCTACAAGGCCGACGGCCGGCTGCACCAGCAATGCGCGGCCGGCGTATTGCCGGTGGACGTGTTCGACCGCCACGGCGCGTTGCAGGTGCGGCTGCGCGCGCCACGCGCACGCGTCATCGCAACCGGCGACACCCACACGGCCGCATTGCAGGCGGCCTGCG
This genomic window contains:
- a CDS encoding bifunctional aspartate kinase/diaminopimelate decarboxylase; the protein is MSAPHTTDRWIVLKFGGTSVSRRHRWDTIGKLASKRANETGGRVLVVVSALSGVTNELTAIADGAADSAQRVAALEQRHRDFLAELELDADTVLGERLAALHALVADARAATRTLDWQAEVLGQGELLSSTIGAAYLHASGLDMGWLDARQWLSALPPQPNQSEWSKRLSVSCQWQSDADWRARFDAQPTRLLITQGFISRHADGGTAILGRGGSDTSAAYFGALLGASRVEIWTDVPGMFSANPKEVPDARLLTRLDYYEAQEIATTGAKVLHPRSIKPCRDSGVPMAILDTERPDLPGTSIDGNAEPVLGVKAISRRNGIVLVSMEGIGMWQQVGFLADVFTLFKKHGLSVDLIGSAETNVTVSLDPSENLVNTDVLAALSADLSQICKVKIIVPCAAITLVGRGMRSLLHKLSDVWATFGQERVHMISQSSNDLNLTFVIDEADADGLLPILHAELIDSGAMPVSEGEVFGPRWRQIIGSVRPRPTPWWHAERAHLLSLSKAGTPRYAYHLPTVRARAHALAQIAAVDQRYYAIKANAHPAILMALEQAGFGLECVSHGELRRVFDTLPELSPRRVLFTPSFAPKAEYEAGFALGVTVTVDNVEALRRWPEVFRGRNVWLRIDLGHGDGHHEKVNTGGKASKFGLSSTRVDEFVEVARTLEVTITGVHAHLGSGVETGEHWRMMYDELAGFARRIGTVETIDIGGGLPIPYSAEDEPFDLDVWAKGLAEVKAVHPGYRLAIEPGRYLVAEAGVLLASVTQVIEKDGVQRVGLDAGMNTLIRPALYDAWHDIENLSQLDAPADGSFDIVGPICESSDVFGKRRRLPAATAPGDVMLVADAGAYGYSMASTYNQRELPREEVIDAPAS
- a CDS encoding PhzF family phenazine biosynthesis protein; the encoded protein is MSKHRYLQLDVFASRTGSGNPLGVVFDAGALSAEQMQQIAAWLNLSETIFFVPVSAPDADYHIRIFTPRAELPFAGHPSVGAAWVAATHGLTGYKADGRLHQQCAAGVLPVDVFDRHGALQVRLRAPRARVIATGDTHTAALQAACAGLRVTAQPAALWNNGPNWWLLELADTAAVRQAAPDLAAITRLTQASAATGLAIYATAQDGDADLVVRAFCPGDGVPEDPVTGSANACIAARLHGENRLPGEAARYVASQGREVGRDGRIHVEVDDAGEIWIGGTTLQVIDGRIDW